One Cohnella candidum genomic region harbors:
- a CDS encoding ROK family protein, producing MAIIGSQPIGGNTSLIREVNRNLVRHALKAQGTATKKQLSEATGLSLVTVGTVLQELISSGEVRETEPVSSNGGRPALKYAYNERHALVLILFPVERGGRLFIHRAVADLAGERLEEAEIPADIVELALFQRLIDESMAAYRQIRAIGIGLPGAEYEGELIVSDYENLKDKAILEHLGSRYRLPVVIENDVNAAAVGFWLARPSHPDTTGVYLYFPDRFPPGAGIFIDGKLYRGKRGFAGEVANIPLGIPWGDTALAASEERLCEALAKLAISVISVLNPDSVVLCGSFITADHIQTVKALCADRLPKAVLPEIVLSDTFEEDYARGMVVQTLSKLEPDLLLTRLER from the coding sequence GTGGCGATCATCGGGAGCCAGCCTATTGGAGGCAATACCTCGCTCATCCGCGAGGTTAATCGGAACTTGGTCAGGCACGCGTTGAAGGCGCAAGGCACGGCGACGAAAAAGCAGCTTTCCGAAGCGACAGGCCTGAGCCTTGTTACCGTGGGCACTGTGCTGCAGGAGTTGATCTCCTCCGGCGAAGTGCGAGAGACGGAACCGGTCTCTTCGAACGGAGGAAGGCCCGCGCTAAAGTACGCGTATAACGAACGCCATGCCCTCGTTCTGATTCTGTTTCCGGTCGAGCGTGGAGGCCGCTTGTTCATTCATCGCGCCGTGGCCGACCTCGCCGGCGAACGCCTGGAAGAGGCGGAAATTCCCGCGGATATCGTGGAGCTCGCCTTATTCCAGCGGCTGATCGACGAATCGATGGCCGCGTACCGGCAAATAAGAGCGATCGGAATCGGACTTCCCGGCGCGGAGTATGAGGGAGAGTTGATCGTCTCCGATTATGAAAATCTGAAAGATAAGGCCATCTTGGAGCATCTCGGAAGTCGGTACCGATTGCCGGTCGTCATCGAGAACGACGTGAACGCGGCGGCCGTCGGCTTCTGGCTGGCGCGGCCGTCCCACCCGGATACGACCGGTGTCTACTTGTATTTTCCCGACCGGTTTCCGCCGGGCGCCGGTATCTTCATCGACGGCAAGCTTTACCGGGGAAAGCGCGGCTTTGCGGGTGAAGTCGCGAATATCCCGCTGGGCATCCCCTGGGGGGACACGGCGCTGGCCGCTTCCGAGGAGCGGCTTTGCGAGGCGCTCGCAAAGCTGGCGATCTCGGTGATCAGCGTACTGAACCCCGATTCCGTGGTGCTTTGCGGAAGCTTCATCACGGCCGATCATATCCAAACCGTCAAGGCGCTTTGCGCAGACCGCCTGCCGAAAGCCGTGCTTCCGGAGATCGTTCTCAGCGATACGTTCGAGGAGGACTACGCGAGGGGCATGGTCGTACAGACGCTTAGCAAGCTGGAGCCGGATCTGCTCCTGACAAGACTCGAAAGGTAG
- a CDS encoding styrene monooxygenase/indole monooxygenase family protein: MSRKKIAVIGAGMAGSTLAYALANDGFCDVQVFVSKDAEEIRKGRIPSTQVHFHPVLEREQRYGMPDYGEAYGIDAIELLMGGQKMFKGRAARQSVTLDQRIYLSALLEGLPGKGVQVRKARLSPNDLPRLAEEFDLIVDASGKIGPLGPFPVNRGISNAPSFPQRVCTAGLFHGIEPDEGHKMSYHILPGLGEMFELTTVTEHGPARSLLLEAVPGSELDRIKGDKGPITFIQEMKELLKAFFPSIYERVDEERFRLVDDQAYTRLAIQPRFHLPYTSVNGTLVLGCGDSVALNDPITGQGANLASFCAEALFDTLKEFADREWNVFLAERYWDRIREMVVKVSEWTNAMMGPPSDSFADLLVRASQSQETADELVNLFLNPIQAHEAFFGISRTELLRNI, from the coding sequence GTGAGCCGGAAAAAAATCGCCGTCATCGGCGCGGGAATGGCCGGATCTACGTTGGCTTACGCACTGGCGAATGACGGGTTCTGCGACGTCCAGGTGTTCGTTTCCAAGGATGCGGAGGAAATCCGGAAGGGAAGAATCCCTTCCACTCAGGTGCATTTCCATCCCGTGCTGGAAAGGGAACAGCGTTACGGTATGCCTGACTATGGCGAAGCGTACGGGATCGACGCCATCGAACTGCTCATGGGCGGTCAGAAAATGTTCAAGGGGCGCGCCGCCCGCCAATCCGTAACGCTGGATCAGCGGATCTATTTGTCCGCTTTGCTGGAAGGGCTCCCGGGCAAGGGGGTTCAAGTCCGGAAGGCGCGCCTCTCCCCGAACGATCTCCCGCGGTTGGCGGAAGAATTCGACCTGATCGTAGACGCCTCGGGGAAGATCGGTCCGCTCGGTCCGTTCCCCGTCAACCGGGGAATCTCCAATGCCCCGTCCTTCCCGCAAAGGGTATGCACAGCCGGCCTGTTTCACGGCATCGAGCCGGACGAAGGCCACAAAATGAGCTATCACATTTTGCCCGGCTTGGGAGAGATGTTCGAGCTGACGACGGTGACCGAACATGGTCCGGCACGTTCGTTATTGCTCGAGGCAGTTCCGGGAAGCGAACTGGACCGGATCAAAGGGGATAAGGGACCGATCACGTTCATACAAGAGATGAAGGAACTGCTGAAGGCTTTCTTCCCGAGTATTTACGAACGGGTCGACGAGGAACGGTTCCGCTTGGTGGACGATCAGGCGTATACGAGATTGGCGATTCAGCCGCGGTTTCACTTGCCGTATACGTCGGTGAACGGCACATTGGTGCTGGGCTGCGGAGACAGCGTCGCCTTGAACGATCCGATCACGGGTCAAGGCGCCAATCTCGCTTCCTTCTGCGCGGAGGCGCTGTTCGACACGCTGAAGGAGTTCGCGGATCGCGAATGGAACGTGTTCCTGGCGGAAAGGTACTGGGACCGGATCCGGGAAATGGTCGTCAAAGTGAGCGAATGGACGAACGCGATGATGGGGCCGCCTTCCGACTCGTTCGCGGACCTTTTGGTGAGGGCTTCGCAAAGCCAGGAAACCGCGGATGAGCTGGTCAACCTGTTCTTGAATCCCATCCAAGCGCACGAAGCGTTTTTCGGCATCTCCAGAACGGAGCTGCTCCGCAATATTTGA
- a CDS encoding copper amine oxidase N-terminal domain-containing protein — MNKFKKISVLLAALTLLHMLAFSAAYAETSDSDAAGDPPAVEDSVGQDADEPAEEPEDETLEYDEMAVKVLKLEVVKGSGALPNDHFKATILLQNTSPYDISNPHTALDVSDKSYNTVAETKVAFADGLTLKPGESRILPFEFESIVDVDAGQSTKNLRTEITDYIYAERGDASDFVPGTYVFVGNKQIKVKAADPQGYVYLPAKNMLEALGYKFTWQAKTSTFTAVKGKVKIEHKVGTSIVKLNGKAVKIDAGDTANVNKVPMISAAKLPVFHKGLIVTTAVHDNVKIIAIADTAAN; from the coding sequence ATGAACAAGTTCAAGAAAATCTCGGTATTGCTTGCGGCACTGACATTGCTCCACATGCTTGCTTTCTCGGCGGCTTATGCGGAGACGTCCGATTCGGATGCGGCGGGAGATCCTCCCGCGGTGGAGGATTCCGTCGGACAGGATGCGGATGAACCGGCTGAAGAGCCTGAGGATGAAACGCTGGAATATGACGAGATGGCGGTCAAGGTTTTGAAGCTGGAAGTCGTGAAAGGCAGCGGCGCCCTTCCGAACGACCATTTTAAAGCGACGATCTTGCTCCAGAACACCAGCCCTTACGATATCTCGAACCCGCATACGGCCCTGGACGTGTCGGATAAATCTTACAACACCGTAGCGGAAACGAAAGTCGCGTTCGCGGACGGACTGACCTTGAAGCCCGGCGAAAGCCGCATCCTGCCGTTCGAATTCGAGAGCATCGTGGATGTGGATGCCGGCCAAAGCACGAAAAATTTGCGCACCGAAATCACGGATTACATTTACGCCGAACGAGGCGACGCGAGCGATTTTGTTCCGGGTACTTACGTATTCGTCGGCAATAAACAGATCAAAGTGAAAGCCGCGGATCCCCAAGGGTACGTCTACCTGCCGGCCAAAAACATGCTGGAAGCCCTCGGTTATAAATTTACCTGGCAAGCCAAAACGTCCACTTTCACCGCCGTCAAAGGCAAGGTAAAAATCGAGCACAAAGTCGGGACTTCGATCGTGAAACTGAACGGAAAAGCCGTTAAGATCGACGCGGGAGATACGGCGAACGTCAATAAGGTTCCGATGATTTCCGCGGCGAAGCTTCCGGTATTCCATAAAGGCCTGATCGTGACGACGGCGGTCCACGACAACGTGAAAATTATCGCGATCGCCGACACGGCGGCCAATTAA
- a CDS encoding response regulator transcription factor encodes MSTIRIVIADDQILMRDALQTVINLEEDLQVVGVADNGEQALDLVRSLQPDLVLMDVQMPRMDGIEAVKIILSETPGTKVLMLTTFADDDYIVDSMSLGAAGFLLKDMPADKLIQSIRDAFAGQLILPGIVAGKLAAQLSMWGGTQKKPPQAGRLRREGISFTSKEKMVIQLLLEGRTNKEIAKKLYMSEGTVKNYVSIVYHKIGTNDRTKAIMLLKELGIQG; translated from the coding sequence TTGTCCACCATTCGCATCGTCATCGCGGACGACCAAATTCTCATGAGAGACGCGTTGCAGACGGTCATCAACCTGGAAGAGGATCTGCAGGTCGTCGGCGTCGCCGACAACGGCGAACAGGCGCTGGACCTCGTGCGGAGCCTGCAGCCGGATCTCGTGCTGATGGACGTTCAGATGCCCCGGATGGACGGAATCGAAGCGGTGAAAATCATCCTCTCCGAAACGCCGGGCACGAAAGTCTTGATGCTGACCACTTTCGCGGACGATGACTACATCGTCGACAGCATGTCGCTTGGGGCGGCAGGCTTCCTGCTCAAGGACATGCCTGCGGATAAATTGATTCAATCCATCCGGGACGCGTTTGCGGGACAGCTCATCCTGCCCGGCATCGTTGCCGGCAAGTTGGCGGCTCAACTTTCCATGTGGGGCGGAACGCAGAAGAAACCGCCGCAAGCCGGGAGGCTGAGACGGGAGGGTATCAGCTTCACCTCGAAAGAAAAAATGGTCATCCAACTGCTGCTGGAAGGCCGCACGAACAAAGAAATCGCCAAAAAGCTGTACATGAGCGAAGGGACCGTCAAAAATTACGTCAGCATCGTCTATCATAAAATCGGAACGAACGACCGGACGAAAGCCATCATGCTGCTCAAGGAATTGGGCATTCAGGGTTAG
- a CDS encoding ATP-binding protein, producing the protein MNVFKRAAAFLPLAILLAAFLLLSLRIGPVRHAVSETTPNPGSWAIHVGDLPLNGLAANDSAGEWKPYPIESRGVMREVLPDDYRGYYWLRFRLPDLGGMESPRLFISGFQHAELYISGERIYEFNTDRPGFRVNKYQHWDLAKLRPEFSGHTAYVRVLQDDADPQPGEFRIVDKSVFYENMLRRDLFRVLFMVVFLFLSAVSFLLWANRRKETIYLYFGILNACAAYGSIGRSYLLLLFTHSDLAVYLQDVAVPVGAFALLGFLGQIYGGGKPHLFRYGAWCNLFFGIVAWIAAFFRADLYHFIIDKMFLLTSVLIMPVVIVLLVSDYRQYRRRESIWVFTGCAAFTLFALLHYIEVNVYPFVGALIGRYPFLYYFQQIQIVFGAFLFVCCFGMVLVLQYTRTHRQVAVYAKELRANNEKLLALDKLKDEFLSRTSHELRTPLYGMIGLAEALADGTQTHSSEESFRKLSLIVASGRRLSRLINDILDHSKIQHQDLSLRRKPVDVRQAAEIVIALLEKQAERKMLAIRNEIPRDLPRAWADEDRLEQIFFNLVGNAIKFTELGKVTLQGGVEGSSIRITVTDTGIGIYEDETDRVFEPFVQGKDAARDASAGTGLGLAVTKQLIEMHGGEVSLKSKPGEGTQVTLTLPIWEKPLEEETSGELRIGEAEESGFGGSTNELAERIGVPPLILLVDDERMNLEVLASQLEPDYRIVGMQRAAEALSWLDAHPDTAPDLIIADIMMPEMNGYEFSGKVRERYSEAELPILLLTAQFGPDPVHERILPGVNDYLMKPISRQELLTRVHVHLRLTRLNRSLEQEVQHRTAELEETNLQLQLSMNDTIRAMEEIAVLEERNRIAHRVHDTVGHTLTASIMQLEAVKRLFGKDPTAALDKLDTAQSVLRGGLESIRGFLHQLKEDGLQNELAVSLHQLIASARETADIEIDAHIGSMPDVGPLHKKVIFHALQEGLTNGMKHGGGTRFEFTLLFHEKVLHFSLRNNGAPYVASPFGLGLSAIRELTAQLGGTLQINAALPDWGCEIKLRLPFSAA; encoded by the coding sequence GTGAACGTATTCAAACGCGCGGCGGCCTTCTTGCCTTTGGCGATCCTGCTGGCCGCATTTTTGCTTTTGTCGCTGCGGATCGGGCCCGTCCGGCATGCCGTAAGCGAGACAACGCCCAATCCCGGCTCGTGGGCCATCCATGTCGGCGACTTGCCGCTTAACGGACTCGCGGCGAACGACTCCGCGGGCGAATGGAAACCCTACCCGATCGAAAGCCGCGGCGTGATGCGAGAGGTGCTGCCGGATGACTACCGGGGTTATTACTGGCTGCGTTTTAGACTGCCGGACCTTGGCGGCATGGAATCGCCCCGGCTGTTTATTTCCGGATTTCAACATGCGGAGCTTTACATAAGCGGAGAACGAATCTACGAGTTTAACACGGACCGTCCCGGCTTTCGGGTGAACAAGTACCAGCATTGGGACCTGGCCAAGCTGCGTCCTGAGTTCTCCGGCCATACGGCGTATGTCCGGGTGCTGCAGGACGACGCCGATCCCCAGCCCGGAGAATTTCGGATCGTCGACAAATCGGTGTTCTATGAAAACATGCTGCGCCGCGATCTGTTTCGCGTGTTGTTTATGGTCGTGTTCCTGTTTCTCTCGGCCGTTTCTTTCCTGTTGTGGGCGAACCGGCGGAAAGAGACGATTTATCTATACTTCGGCATCTTGAATGCATGCGCAGCCTACGGCAGCATCGGTCGTTCCTACTTGCTGCTTCTGTTTACTCACTCCGATCTCGCGGTATACCTGCAAGACGTCGCGGTTCCGGTCGGCGCCTTCGCGCTTCTCGGATTTCTCGGGCAAATCTATGGAGGCGGCAAGCCCCACCTCTTCCGATACGGCGCGTGGTGCAACCTCTTTTTCGGGATCGTCGCATGGATCGCCGCGTTTTTCCGTGCGGATCTCTACCATTTCATCATCGATAAAATGTTTCTCCTCACGTCGGTCCTCATCATGCCTGTCGTGATCGTTCTACTTGTTTCCGACTATCGACAATATCGGCGCCGCGAATCGATATGGGTTTTCACCGGATGCGCGGCGTTTACCTTGTTCGCCTTGCTCCACTACATCGAAGTGAACGTCTACCCTTTCGTCGGCGCTTTGATCGGCCGATATCCGTTCCTCTACTATTTTCAGCAAATCCAGATCGTGTTCGGCGCGTTTCTATTCGTGTGCTGCTTCGGCATGGTCCTGGTGCTGCAGTATACGCGGACCCATCGGCAAGTCGCCGTGTACGCAAAGGAGCTGCGGGCGAATAACGAGAAGTTGCTCGCGCTCGACAAACTCAAGGACGAATTTCTTTCCCGGACCTCCCATGAGCTTAGGACGCCGTTGTACGGCATGATCGGTTTGGCGGAAGCGCTGGCCGACGGAACCCAAACGCACTCAAGCGAAGAGTCTTTCCGCAAACTGTCGCTTATCGTGGCCAGCGGCCGACGGTTGTCGCGGCTGATCAACGACATTTTGGACCACTCCAAAATCCAACACCAGGACTTGTCGCTGCGCAGGAAACCGGTCGACGTCCGGCAAGCGGCCGAGATCGTCATTGCCCTGCTGGAGAAACAGGCGGAGCGCAAAATGCTTGCGATCCGAAACGAAATCCCCCGCGATTTGCCGAGGGCTTGGGCGGACGAGGACCGGTTGGAGCAGATCTTCTTCAATCTCGTGGGCAACGCCATAAAATTCACCGAGCTTGGCAAAGTGACGCTGCAAGGGGGCGTGGAAGGCTCATCCATCCGGATCACGGTGACCGATACGGGAATCGGGATCTACGAGGACGAAACGGACCGGGTATTCGAACCTTTCGTGCAGGGCAAAGACGCGGCTCGCGATGCTTCGGCCGGAACGGGTCTCGGTCTCGCGGTGACGAAGCAGCTCATCGAAATGCACGGAGGCGAAGTTTCCTTAAAATCGAAGCCGGGCGAAGGCACGCAGGTGACCTTGACGCTTCCGATATGGGAAAAGCCCTTGGAAGAAGAGACTAGCGGGGAGTTAAGGATAGGAGAAGCGGAAGAATCCGGCTTCGGCGGTTCGACAAATGAACTAGCGGAGAGAATCGGAGTCCCCCCTCTCATCCTATTGGTGGACGACGAACGCATGAATTTGGAGGTGTTGGCCTCCCAATTGGAGCCCGACTATCGGATCGTCGGCATGCAGAGAGCCGCAGAGGCCTTGAGCTGGCTTGACGCCCACCCGGATACCGCGCCGGACCTGATCATTGCGGACATTATGATGCCCGAGATGAACGGCTACGAATTCAGCGGCAAAGTCCGGGAGCGCTACAGCGAAGCGGAGCTCCCGATACTGCTGCTGACGGCGCAATTCGGGCCGGATCCCGTCCACGAGCGCATCCTCCCCGGCGTGAATGATTACTTGATGAAGCCCATTTCCCGCCAAGAGCTTCTGACGCGTGTGCATGTCCATTTGCGTCTTACCAGGCTGAACCGTTCTTTGGAGCAAGAGGTGCAGCACCGGACGGCGGAACTGGAAGAGACGAACCTCCAGTTGCAGCTCTCCATGAACGACACCATCCGGGCGATGGAAGAAATCGCGGTGCTGGAGGAACGCAACCGGATCGCCCACCGGGTTCACGATACGGTAGGCCACACGCTGACCGCGTCCATCATGCAGCTGGAAGCCGTAAAAAGGCTGTTCGGCAAGGATCCGACGGCCGCCTTGGACAAGCTGGATACGGCTCAGTCCGTGCTCCGAGGCGGATTGGAAAGCATCCGGGGGTTCCTGCACCAGTTGAAGGAAGACGGTCTGCAAAACGAACTGGCCGTTTCCCTGCACCAGCTCATCGCCTCTGCCCGGGAAACGGCAGACATCGAGATCGATGCCCACATCGGCTCGATGCCGGACGTCGGGCCGTTGCACAAGAAAGTGATTTTCCACGCGTTGCAGGAGGGGCTCACGAATGGCATGAAGCACGGCGGGGGCACGCGTTTCGAATTCACGCTGCTGTTCCACGAGAAGGTGCTTCACTTCTCCCTCCGCAACAACGGAGCGCCTTACGTCGCCTCCCCGTTCGGGCTCGGCTTGTCCGCCATCCGCGAGCTCACCGCCCAACTGGGCGGCACGCTGCAGATCAACGCCGCCCTGCCCGACTGGGGCTGCGAAATCAAGCTGCGGCTTCCGTTCTCGGCGGCTTGA
- the lspA gene encoding signal peptidase II: MVFYAIVVLVVIVDQLSKILIRSNVDLGEYTRLGWLRITHYENSGMAGSMFPGYGWLFGIFAFAFVIWVLYFRWKSESKSLLLDISLGFLVGGAIGNGVDRLLFGQVTDFLVRSRGILNVADHAIEAGVLFFLAHSLTLLWKSRREAKAQ; encoded by the coding sequence ATGGTTTTCTACGCCATCGTCGTGCTTGTCGTCATCGTTGATCAATTGTCCAAAATCCTCATCCGTTCCAATGTCGACCTCGGAGAATACACGCGCCTGGGATGGCTCCGGATCACGCATTACGAAAACAGCGGCATGGCCGGCAGCATGTTCCCGGGATACGGATGGCTCTTCGGTATCTTCGCCTTCGCGTTCGTGATCTGGGTGCTGTATTTTCGTTGGAAATCGGAAAGCAAAAGCTTGCTGCTTGATATCAGCTTGGGATTCCTGGTCGGGGGAGCGATCGGGAACGGGGTGGACCGGCTTCTGTTCGGACAGGTGACGGACTTTCTTGTCCGCTCCCGAGGCATTCTGAATGTGGCGGATCACGCCATCGAAGCGGGGGTTTTGTTTTTCCTCGCTCATTCGTTGACGCTTCTATGGAAAAGCCGGCGGGAAGCGAAAGCTCAATGA